Proteins encoded together in one Triticum dicoccoides isolate Atlit2015 ecotype Zavitan chromosome 7B, WEW_v2.0, whole genome shotgun sequence window:
- the LOC119340693 gene encoding ethylene-responsive transcription factor ABI4-like, producing the protein MAAAAAGVNTRLTGVRKKGEDKFGAAIMHPVTKTFLWLGTYSSPEVAACAYDLAARELKGAKAKLNFPYPPPARLVKEVIAAPRHRSHGHEAPLFQVVTLPPDPTSPPPPPPKLVVYFPFPFEVPASNPPPVPAYPFLHMPRPARARLSPQPAHAPGPKPQPPIQRMNVMVQAESCLSSSRETLGASSSRCLVLKKPKLVVLPVTPSAPTEGTGDNFTKPWYFPDFPVV; encoded by the coding sequence atggcagcggcggcagcgggTGTGAACACCAGGTTAACTGGGGTGAGGAAGAAGGGGGAGGACAAGTTCGGTGCTGCGATCATGCACCCGGTGACGAAGACGTTCCTGTGGCTAGGGACGTACTCGTCCCCCGAGGTCGCCGCGTGCGCCTATGACCTCGCAGCTAGGGAGCTGAAGGGCGCAAAGGCAAAGCTCAACTTCCCGTACCCTCCGCCGGCCAGACTGGTTAAGGAGGTGATTGCTGCACCGAGGCACCGCAGCCACGGTCACGAGGCACCGCTCTTTCAGGTTGTTACATTGCCACCAGACCCCACAtcaccgcctccaccaccgcccAAGCTCGTTGTTTACTTTCCCTTCCCCTTCGAAGTGCCCGCCAGCAACCCCCCTCCAGTGCCGGCATACCCGTTCCTGCACATGCCGCGTCCGGCACGAGCACGGCTCAGCCCGCAACCAGCGCACGCGCCTGGTCCAAAGCCACAGCCGCCGATCCAAAGGATGAACGTCATGGTGCAGGCAGAAAGCTGCTTAAGCTCCTCAAGGGAAACCCTAGGGGCTTCTTCGTCTCGCTGCCTGGTGCTCAAGAAACCCAAGCTGGTCGTCCTTCCCGTCACCCCTAGTGCTCCTACAGAAGGAACGGGTGACAATTTCACCAAGCCGTGGTATTTCCCTGATTTTCCTGTTGTTTAG